The Plectropomus leopardus isolate mb chromosome 14, YSFRI_Pleo_2.0, whole genome shotgun sequence DNA window CTTCAGAGGACTACAGCACCTTCAATGATGAGGTGGGAGGAGGCTGCTGGGCTCGCATCCTCAACCAGAACTACGTCAACGGACTCATGACTGCGTGAGTAAATACACAAGCAGTACTTTGTGGTAAAATAATGAGCATGTCTGACCAGTTCTGTTTATTTCATTTGGATTGTAGAAGTTCCTCAAATGCTTTATTTGATTAAactgaattacatttttaggtAACTACTTAAAGTCATCCATCCTTTCATTTTTAACTTATGgaggaaaagttaaaaaaaaagaaaataaaatgaacttttatATCAGttcatttaaattgtttttaagatcaaaaataatttaaaacaatgaagAATCAGACGGCACAGTGAGATTCGAAGTGACAGTGAGCCTGGTGTAAGCGCCTGTGTCCGGCTGCATGCTCGATGACTGTGATTCTTCCTCCAGCACTATTTCCTGGAACCTGGTAGCCAGCTACTATGAGGAGTTGCCCTTCGGCCGGGATGGGCTGATGACGGCGGAGGAGCCCTGGAGCGGCAACTACGTGGTGGAGTCCCCAATCTGGatcacaggtgaaacacatttattttagtttagttacaATAAGACATATCTGTTTCTTAAATGATGCTTAATTTCCCAAAGCAATTATTAGAGAGCAGTTAGTTTGCATACAAATGTGGCAAATGAAAAGGACAACTTTCACTTGTGTAGCtcatttcaaaaagaaaagaagaaggtATAGGCGAATCTTGAGACCAGTTTGAATGTTCCCCTATTCAGCATCACCACCTTTGCTGCGGTGGCCATCAACTGCTGCCTGCCGACAATGACAGCTGTAGATACAGTATTAAACAATAACGTTATATGTTATGGTGACAGCAGCATGGGGAGAAGGACTGACAATGTTAAGCAGTGGCCCCTAGTTACGAATGTAGGTACTGTATATGGATGGcaatcttttttactttttttcttttttaatgctcAGCTTGCTTAGTCTTGTTAGAACTAATatatctgctaaaaaaaaaactccaacattTTTCCAGATTCAGATTTAGCTTCAACATCCAAaactttacctgtatttttttataatatatttttaaagccaaCAAAGCTATGAATTGGataaaagtaagaaagcaacaacaatagTGAACATAAAGatacttaaaaacaaataaataacaaaaacaagagaagaacaaacataacaatgaaaacagaaaaagttttGATTGCTTGGGTTTAGTTACATTTCATGTAAGCTTTTGCAGAATGATTCTGGTTTGGCGTTATTAATTCTTTCTGCTCATGCTTACGCACATACACTTTTGTTTATAACCCTTTCTTGCATTTCTTATCCtgcttttctccttttcctttccttccctGCTCTTCCCTTCACAGTTGTGTTAACATTTATATCTATATTGTGACATCAGCTGCGGTGATCTTGACATTATTCAAATTAACATATTACATTTAATCAAGTGATGACGTGCTGTAATGTAACATTACTAGAGTTACTGtactagctaacattagctagcacATTCAATAATGTGTTGCATTTAATCATTACAGACCAGTTACATCagtgaaaataatgataaacataaaaaaataagaattcatgttgttttaaaggTTAAGATTATTCCATCAATCACCTGGCATGTGATGAGCAACGGAATGCCAACAGGTGATAGACTGTCAGAATTCCTGAGCTACATATGGGTTGGCCAAATAATGCACACTCTACCAGATGATGAACACATCATTCTAAAAGGACCTTTCTAGTTTAAGGGGTTAGTTACCTTTGGAGCAGCCAGGAACTGCTCAGGTTCCTCCTGAACTCCGAGACATCGTTTGCAAAAGTAACATTACGCAGAAAGTAAAGGTTAAACATGAAAATTGTACACCTGTCAGTTCATCTTTCATTCAAATGCGTGCAGCTGGGAGGGAAACACCACCGCAGTAATGGAAACTTGTTTACTTCCAGTACTCTCCCAGGTTTGTGTATTGCATAGAAACGTGTGTATGCTGAGGTTTGATAGCTTACAGGATTctatttgaatttgaatgttGAAACAGCATGGTATGTCAATCTGGACAAAGGCGAAAAATGCAAGCTCAGTGTTACAGCATATTGGGGAAAGCTTAGCAGTCACTTTACAAGGTCAAGATCAGCAGGATCACATTTTGAGCTGCAGAGTTTATGACTGAAGCAGCTGTAGTGAGTGTAAAGTCTATAAAGAGATGAAGATCTCAAGTTAGAGCTTGGCCTGCAAATGTTTGTTGGACCAAAGTGTGCCATAGAACAGCCTTGTTTTTCCAGCCTCTGTACTAATGAAATGCACTTTGCACTAAAGCCATTTGTGCAACCTGAGATAATGACGGCTTTGCAGACATAAAAACTTGTGGCTTAGGTAAACAGGAAATTTCCAGGAGATGATCCTATAGACTAAAGCCCCATTTACACCTTTCTTTAAAGGGCGTTGTAGCACAGAATCAGCTGGAATCAGGGGACATTTCCAATCAAAAATAAGACCAGCCCTCTCAAAATGACTGTTGcattgacattttgtgtttgtctatAATGGAGACATTTTCAATGCATAACAAAGTGTTTAATAAATAGATCTTACTGTTTAGCACTGTTATATTTTCCTTGTAGCCCACACTACACAGTTCACCCGGCCAGGATGGAGCTACCTGCAGACTGTTGGACATCTGGCACAAGGTGGAAGTTATGTAGCCCTGACTGACCAGAAAGGAAACCTCACTGTTGTCATAGAAACCATGGCAAGTTTGGCTGGTCTTTTCTGTTCGGGGTGTAGCTGTTCAGAAtattaaaacagcaaatactACCTTAGGTTTCAGTGTTGTTGACTTTCTAtaaagaccacatctataataCATTATGGAGAAATCCATAGGGAATTATGgtgcattcataatgctttatgactacACGCATGAACACACAATGCTTACGGATGCACTATTTTATatagatattattttataaataccTATGCTCACCTACACACATCTCTAAATCAACTGTTGTAAGGACTCATAGTGTGATATAACAGTCCATGTAGCATCATAAGTTATCATTgtatgtgttaagtaaagtgaggGACATAGTGATGCATTTATAGTGGTGCATGcttcaaaatgtttcatattgttattatttcattatattttcatgTAGTATAAGTattaataatgcattataagccccacCAGTCTGCCTCTAGTTTATAACTAGTCAGGAGCATCCATAAGAACCTTGACACTTACAAAGCATTATAAGTCacattaataatgttttataaCAGTTGGTATAGTGCATCGGaaagcattatgtgtgtttatgagtgtagttttttattttttttttatcatttagcaATTGATTTCACCttgtatatcttatctctttctcttctattgtaaatctgtatcttttattatgttttatatcttattactctgaaaagcactttgaattgccctgtgtatgaaatgtgctgtacaaataaagctgccttgccttgccttgtagtcttaaagcattatgaatgcattataattcacgaTGAATGCCCTCATAATATTATATATGTGGTCTTCAAAGAAAGTATTACCAAATTAAGCTGTCATGTTTTAAGCTGTAAGATTAAGCAGagccttttattatttttcttacacGTACTGACAAATTAAAAACCAGTGCGTTCAACTCTTGAGATACATGAttgttttccttcatttccATGACAGACTCACAATCATTCGGTGTGCATAAGACCTCCTCTCCCTGCCTTCAATGTGACACCCCAGACTGCAACTTTCCAGCTGAAGGGATCCTTTGTAAGTTCCTCTCAAGTCCGCATCACACTGTTCAAAGTTCCAGAGTGAGCCTTTAGTCTTTTCctatgtcatttatttttcctagGCTTCCATTAAGGAACTCCAAGTATGGCGGTCACAGTTTAACTTCAAAAGCAAAAAGCCCTCCTTCTTTGAAAAGCTGACTCCAGTCAAGGTAAAAGAAACACTTTCAGAAGATTCAACAGGAAAGTTCTCtgacacatttttgtattaattttacgTTTATGATGATTTCAGCTGTTAAATGGATCATTCACCTTAAACCTGGCAGAAGATGAAGTTTACACACTAACCACACTGACAAGAGGACAGAAAGGCACCTACCCTGACCCTCCTCCCTCCACTCGCTTCCCTAAAGTCTACAAGGACAACTTTGATGTCAGTAAGTATGACACGAACTCAAATTATTTAGAAGTTTGGTCACTGAATtcttgaaatatataattttgagagGTGTATACCAGACAAGTtatagattttgaaaaataaccatttgtcAAATTAATCAAACCAGAGTATCACAATCTTTTGGAAAAGAAAGGCATCAACAAAGAAATAACTCGTGATGCAAGGtttaaatatagaaaacattttgttaaccctttgaaacttgagaagattggtttgattccttGCAAACAAACATGGTGAGGTGACACCGAGCAACTGAACAAGATGtagcccaaaaataagcaaggaattaaaatgtatttttaaaaaaaacctgaaaataagcacacaaaaggaaaaaaatgacccaataattaaaataaaaagaataaaaagaaaataaaaaatacaaaagtttttttttaagttcccTGTAACAGTATTTAGaataaaattctaataattcttaATTATagtttctggatatttttccttcgattttttcacactttgtttttatttcccccTTTATAAAACTATAGCaattttctggtctttttcttATAGCTACTCATGATAGATTATTGTTCACCAACACAGACACTTCTTCCACAGCCACCATGTCAGCCTCACAAAACTCCTTTTGGCCCAGTAGTGCCCCCTTGCAACACCAGCTGCCCCCTCCCCCAGATATCACCTCAGACACACCTCAGCCTACTGTTCTTAGCTCTAGTGCCCCCTGCTGTCTTCTTTCCGTTCAATCATCCACTAAACCCATCCAAACTGTCATTAGAAAGAGATCTCGcagaaaaacccacaaaagtGGTGCAAATTGTCTGATTCCAGTGCCGTTACAGTCAGCTATGGAGTGCACTGATAGACCATCATCGATTCGGATCGCCCTGCTCAATGCCCGTTCTATAAGGAACAAATCCTTCGTTTTGAACAATCTTTTTATGGAGAAATCTTTAGACTTCATGTTCCTGACTGAGACATGGCAGCAAGACATGGAGTTTATTCATCTGAAAGAAATCAGCCCACCTGGTTGCTCTGTCATTGGAACCCCACGTCTTTCTGGACGTGGCGGAGGACTTGCTACCGTGTTTCAGGACAGATTTACTTGCAGACTGGTAAACTCTGACTCATTCTCTTCATTTGAGTTACAGATGATTAAGGTTGGTTACCCAAAGTTTTTCTACTGCATTTTGATTTATCGACCTCCTGGTGCTGCTGGAGCCTTTCTAACggattttaatgagtttttatcAGCCACTATTAAACTGGAGAATGTTTTAATATTAGGAGATTTTAACCTCCATATTGATAATGTTTCCTGTAATATGGCTGCAGAACTACTCACTATTACAGAGtcttttaactttaaacaaCATGTCTCTGGCCCCACACACATAAGGGGTCATACGCTGGATCTTGTTTTCTCCTTGGGTTTAAACATAGATGGCGTATGTCTAGAGAATGTACATGTGAGTGACCatagctgtatttattttaatctatcATTTTACCTGGATCCTTTGCCACCCAAACCACTGATTCAAAGGAGAATCATAAACCAGGCTGCTGCTGAAAGGTTCTCAAACTTGTTTGATGTAAACATGGCTCATAGTGATGTCGATGTCTTGTTTGATACAATCAGTAATATCATCTCTCCTGATATTCCCCATGCACCAGTATACTCAAAGACTGAGTGCAATgagtttttacacttttttgtaaataagGTTGCTACCATCAGATCAGGTATTTCCCCTTTAAATCCTCAACATTATATCTGCAATTTGGTTACATCTGAAACTTGGTCTTCTTTTGCTCCTGTGACCCTACAGGACATCACCACTATACATGGTCATATGAAACAGACTTCAAGCCCTCTTGACATCCTCCCTACTCCCTTCTTTAAAAACGTCTTTCACTCTATTGGGCCCTGTATTGTTGAAATCATTAATGTGTCTCTTCTTTCTGGCTCAGTTCCcagcttctttaaaaaagctgttgttgAACCTCTGTTAAAAAAACCTCACTTGGATCCATCTCTGCCAACCAGCTACAGACCAATATCCAAATTACCTTTCATGTCAAAGATCTTGGAAAAAACAGTAGCAGAgcaacttttatattttttggaaaaaaataatgtgatggATACTTTCCAGTCTGGGTTTCGCAAATTTCATTCTACGGAAACTGCTTTACTGAAGGTCTCTAGTGACATCTTGATGGCAGCAGACACTGGAGAGTACACAGTTCTGGTTCTACTCGATCTCTCCGCTGCTTTTGATACTATTGATCATGGTATCATGTTAAACAGGCTAAAAGATTTGTTTGGCATTACTGGTGTTGTTTTAGAATGGTTTACATCCTATTTATCTAAgagatttttcagtgtttgcGTAAATGGAATAATGTCAGATACAGCGGACCTACCCTGTGGGGTCCCCCAGGGATCCGTTCTGGGTCcgattctgtttttattatacatttttccccTTGGGCAAATTATAagacgttttaatgctatatcTTATCATCTCTATGCGGACGACATCCAGCTATACTGCTCTTTCAAAGCTTCTGAATTTCATAAATTATCTAGTTTAATACACTGCCTGACAGACATCAAGACATGGTTACAAAATAATTCTCTAcaattaaacaatgaaaaaacagagactTTGATTATAGCTCCAGACAGGGAAATCCcagaaatcaaaaaacacataagCTTTTTAGGGTTTTCAGATAAAATATCAGTTAGAAATTTGGGTGTCCTCTTTGATAGATCAATGTCTTTTGAGCAACATTCTAAACAGCTGGTCAGAAACTGTTTTTACCACCTCAGGAACATCTCAAAACTCAGATTACTGGTGTCAAAAGCAGAACTTGAGATGATtatgcatgcttttatttcttCACGTCTGGACTACTGTAATAgtctttttatctgtttaaataAGTCAGCTTTAAATCGTCTCCAGACAGTGCAAAATGCCGCAGCCAGACTTTTAACTAGCACAAATAGAAGGTCACACATCACTCCAGTTTTAGCTTCTCTTCATTGGTTACCAGTACATTttagaattcattttaaaattttagttttaacttTTAGGGCCCTACATGGTGAAGCACCACAATATATCTCTGACCTGCTGCAACCTTCACCGACATTCTTCATCTCGTGCTCTGAGGTCAGCAGGCCAGAATTTGCTGTTCGTCCCACGCACTCATTTTAAAACTCGTGGTGATCGGGTTTTTCAGGCAGTAGCACCGAGACTATGGAACTCTCTGCCACTGGCTCTACGCTGCACCAACTCCATTGACTCctttaaaatgcagctaaagACACTTTTTTATACAGACAAGCTTTTAATTAACCTCTTTTATTAACTTggtgtttatattgtattttcttttgcctGATTTCGAAGaactgtgttgtattttatcctttgtaaatcactgtttattctgtttgtgaagcactgtgtttttactgtaaagcactttgtgatttCTAtctatgaaaggtgctatataaataaaatttacttacttacttacttacttacttgtcacatttaacttatttcttgcaattcagGTGAAATGTCTTGCCTTAAGACAGGACTGTAATGGAAACTGTGAGCTTTCTCAAAATTGTTCTtgtgtgagcagttttatgtaattCTTGTGCATCCACATGTACTCTGATGATTTTGTTGAACCCCTGAAGGAGGAAGGGCTTCCATCttctccatctgtgtgtgtgacctccTGCAGTAAACCCGCCCTTCTCAGAGGCTCCAAACTTTGCTGACCAGACAGGAGTGTTTGAGTACTACATCAACATGAGCGACCCCGGAGATCACGTCTTCACCTTGCGACAGGTTCTCACCCAGAGACCCATCACATGGGCCACAGATGCCGACCAGACCATCAGTGTCATAGGAGACTATCAGTGGTGAGGTGATGGTGCCTTCAGGTACCTCAGAGTGCTCGTTTTTCACCACTGGTGTGCCACAGGGAAtatgattttgcaaaaaaaaaaatgctgatgtaGCTTTAATGTCCAGGAGTGTGCCAGATTTCTATCCATCATAACAACGGCCTGTTGTGTTCCAGGCAGAACCTAACAGTTACATGTGATGTCTTCATGGAGAGCGTTAAGACTGGTGGTGTGTTCATAGCAGCCAGGGTGGATAAAGGGGGCCAGTCAGTCCGCAGCGCTAAAGGAGTCTTCTTCTGGGTGTTTGCTGATGGCACATACCAAGTTACCAATGATCTCGGTCAGTAGGATCCTCTCTGCTTCACTACATGTCTTATAGAGACTGGGAATATCTCAAAGGAAAAGTGTCAGATTCGTGgttaaacatttaaagggatacttaatgattttcaaccagctttgcatcataacaatgtgggcaGCATGTGTAAATGAATTGTGGCAAAcgtccctccatctaaccagtgccgaGATATCCCTCTCCCCACCTCGCAAAACTCTGCCAGTACAATGCAAACTGATGCAAAACACGTCATCCAGTGGAGTTTCACTGGCCCTTGAGGGTGTTGCTTAAACAACAGCGGCCCTCAgagacaactttatttatcccaaaagGGCAATTCTGTTTACAGTCGACCAATcacataaaacagtaaaaacagtatAAACACACACGGTCAACAGCAGCGTTCAAACATAGCCATGTCAGTGCGACAGATTAACAGATAGACAACCTGagcacagcagcaacaacacacagaaCACTACATGGGCAAAAATACCCAGCTTTAATACGACCTACACATACAGtgacaagaataaaataaataaataaataaatacataaaccgTGCTGCTCCCCAGATTTACCGCACTGACCCTTATGACCATCAGTTACTGCTGTCAGCAGCTGTCTGATGGCAGAAGGAATAGAAGAATTTGAATATCTGTTATATTTCCTTAGAGGGCCATCCAGAGGACATCAAAGAGAGTTAACAAGAGAAAACATGGTCAGACTGACTAAAAGTTCCCTTAGCCTTCTGGACAACTCGTCTCTTCCAGAGGGAGCTCAAGTCAGTCAGCTGGACACAGACAATCTTGGAGCAGACTTTTACTATATTGCTGAGACTATTCTTGTCCCTCACAGACAACCAATAAGTCGAGCGCaggaaatattctgtttttctaaTGTCAGGAAATGCTAAAGAAAAGACCAAATCTAACAATGTGTCAGTCAGTCTCTTAATACTTCCAGCCTTTCTGTCCCTGCCTCTTAGATGCAGGTCCACTGGTTCCAACTGAagctttaaatctttaaaacagttaaatatatatatatattgttatagCTCTTACCAATGTGCCAGACTGATtagttcttttcttttgtccatAGCTCGGCAGACTGTGCTGGCAGAGGGACTGGACTGTCTGGAACCGGAGCATATGGTTGGCACACCTTATCACTCACTGTGGAAGTAAGTGGACACTTAAGTGTCTTAAGGCTTTGGAAGGTTTTGTACTGATACTATGTTCAAACCTGTTTtcacatgactttttttttttctcagcgtCAGCTTTTTAATAGTTCCGAAAACGGCGCTGCAAATTGTCTTTATAGTGCGGCTACTCTAAGCACTTCTAGTTGAAATCTCTGCACTTTCCAGAAATTTgtggtgatgtcactgcagcTCCTTTAGCTAAACTACtgtcacaacaaagacagaaaagccgATCTGTGTGAGCAGATCAGCCGGCAGACACTAGATGttgctggtgtgtgttgtgcttttatcacCATATAGCTCTACCAATTTTTTAACTGTGTTGTTATCCCTCTGGTAACGTAACAGTTGGGGTGGGTGATATCTCGAATATACTCAAGGTACCACACCTCtgtgcctcacacacacacacacacacaaagcagggcttttgtaGAGCTCCAAACaagactatttagtcacattttgtgactgCAGAGCACCAGAGCAACTTGCAAATATGAGTAATATCTGAACCAGAGAGCTGGTAGTCTGTTGCCCACTcgcagtgaatgaatcctcattGCAAAAGGTGCCGCAACAtgtgtttaactgtctgctaacactaacatccaactgtttaCCAAAAGTTTCAATTCCACAGAAAAAACTCCTGCCTGACTTCCTGCCTGACATGAGCagggtccttcaaaataaaagcacatgagttctgctctgatttatttaattataacaatacttttcaaaatgtcattatagaagtactttatttaacttccttataactgtattttattaaatgttagtATAACAGTAgtgcattcattcattatttgaCAGTaactactttatttaattttattgttactGCAGTTCATACAATAAAGTTGTATCTTAGTAgttaacatttgtttaaattacatttaaaaatattgagatatatatcatgtatcgcaaaaaagccttaaaatatgacaaaaatattttaaagccatatcgcccaagCCCTACATAGCGGTAGCTTACTAGCTAATGTTAATGTTGATATATTGTTTTCATGGAGACAAATCCCACGCATAAAATAAGCACTCAGCACCCTGCCACCACTTTTCTGCTGAAAGTAAGCGTTATGTGGACACAGACCCTTACTAGTCCTATTCAAACCTTTGGCCTTTAACAACTTGACATGATGACTAATATAGTTGTGGACTGAATCCAAATACTCAATGTTGCGTTCAAGGGGAATTCAGCAGACAGTAAACTGCAGATTGGATATGATTTTCGTGGAATAATATCAGAATTCCACATTGAAACCTTTATGCAAATAAAGTAGCAATGGAAATGATAGTCGTGGACGTACTTGAAACAATCTTGCCTAATCTCTGTAGATTGACTCAGGTTTACTGGTTGCTCAGCTCTTTAGGAGCAGAATGTTGGTTATCTCATGGTAACTGAACCTCTCCGCCACATCATGTGACTGACTGTCAGGATGAGTCAGCAGAGAGTTTGAAGCgtctgtgtaaatgtttgtagTAAAGGTGTGACTGTGCTCCCTCTTTCCTGTAGGGTCAGTATGCCTCAGGCCTGCTGAATGGATACCCTCTGTGGAATTATGCTGTCGTACTGACACCAAAGCACGGCTGGGCTGCCATAGGAACACGCTCATTTGAACTGGCTCAATTTGATAACTTTACTGTAGCAGCAGAATAAGGATTTCACTATCAAACAATGATTTACACTGTGCTCTCAATGTTGTGATCAGTTTAATTTGTTAACACTTCAGTGTGCTAAATACAGACTTGATTTTTTCtctataaagttttaaaagcaCAAGACACAAGAATGAAGAGTATCTACTGTAACATACATCTCAGCATTGAAGTTGCTTTCTGATACAATTGTAAATaattttgcagtgtgttttatgaaattaaatgacttaatatgttttgctttgtaATGATAAAAAATCAAAGGGCTGCaaagaaaggagaaataaaaaagtggtcataattattttttttcatctggttGTCTTTGAAAAATCACTGCATGTGAATCAGCTTAATTTGTTCTCAACATTCACTTGTCTTGATTCATTATCTGAAGGAAGTCTGAACAGGTGTTTGAGTGTAGAACGGCATTTGTGCAGTCACCCAGTCCCAGGACACTGAGATGGCCCAAAGATTTCTACATCATATTGCTGTGACCATGTCTTCTATGAGGATCACAGACTCAATATGCTATGTACGAATGAAGCCTGTGGCAGAGTTTATattgtcatgaaaaacctggataAGCCATGGAATTAGCAAATAGCAATTTCAAGGCCTGAAaaaattttggaaaactaaatatatcctgaaagttttggtaaaatcatggaattttatttcaaaaacctTTATAATAACATGATGTGTACAGGTACCGTTGCAAATTTGAACATCCAAGGATAATTACTGTtgttacagtttctggctataataaactgtgaactttttttgtgatttttagagtgtttggaaggcatgctttctttaaaaatgaccaaaaaaaaaaaaaaaaaaacaaatttaaaacaatagtcaaattttttaaaacaatagtcaattatatttttaatagaagaaatatatatatatatatatatatatatatatatatatatatatatatatatatatatatatatatagtttgaagggcatgttttcttaaagaaCTGactacaataaatacaaaatacagccatttgaAGTTGTTTGCCCTTCCAgcaagccaaaataaaacaactgccCATGGCTTAAGAACAAATAAGGAATAttgatggttgtttcagagaatgtatggtctttaaaatttgcctttaAGTCCTGTTGGTAAACGTGTATGAACCTTGGTTAGGACTGATAGAAAGAGACTTGGGCCCTGTGTGAAGGGGTTCATGCTGGGGACAATGTGGTCAGTTCTGCTGCTTTGCATTGATGCAACTGGTGGATTTAtgttttatggttttatgt harbors:
- the galcb gene encoding LOW QUALITY PROTEIN: galactocerebrosidase (The sequence of the model RefSeq protein was modified relative to this genomic sequence to represent the inferred CDS: deleted 2 bases in 1 codon); translated protein: MKQRVLAVKVSILALCLSSCSSQTYVLTDTEGLGRVFDGVGGLSGGGATSRLLVNYAEPYRSQILDYLFKPNFGASLHILKVEIGGDAQTTDGTEPSYMHYENDENFFRGYEWWLMKEAKKRNPNITLIGLPWAFPGWVGHGKNWPYDFPDITAAYVVNWILGAKQYHDLDIDYVGIWNERNFDSKYIKLLRYTLDKSGLENVRIIASDNLWEPIVLSLLLDPELSRAVDVIGAHYPGTTTVKEALKTQKQLWSSEDYSTFNDEVGGGCWARILNQNYVNGLMTATISWNLVASYYEELPFGRDGLMTAEEPWSGNYVVESPIWITAHTTQFTRPGWSYLQTVGHLAQGGSYVALTDQKGNLTVVIETMTHNHSVCIRPPLPAFNVTPQTATFQLKGSFASIKELQVWRSQFNFKSKKPSFFEKLTPVKLLNGSFTLNLAEDEVYTLTTLTRGQKGTYPDPPPSTRFPKVYKDNFDVINPPFSEAPNFADQTGVFEYYINMSDPGDHVFTLRQVLTQRPITWATDADQTISVIGDYQWQNLTVTCDVFMESVKTGGVFIAARVDKGGQSVRSAKGVFFWVFADGTYQVTNDLARQTVLAETGLSGTGAYGWHTLSLTVEGQYASGLLNGYPLWNYAVVLTPKHGWAAIGTRSFELAQFDNFTVAAE